From Lonchura striata isolate bLonStr1 chromosome 3, bLonStr1.mat, whole genome shotgun sequence, one genomic window encodes:
- the SLC60A2 gene encoding sodium-dependent glucose transporter 1, translated as MSLPSGEPRSQEESPAGEEAAMSPPGSEPAPPPAPPPAPPPAPPPAPPPAPPPAPPPAPPPAGAVRGAGRRCSGPERAPGPAAGAMAAAGREPRVPFIPAGEAAAGASQGGPGAARRCGRFRGTGEVTPHSPLQGLSIAVLGPTFPTLAANVGKNVSDIYYIFVGRSLGSLGGSVVGGVLLDCMNASLLLALSMLGTMSGLYAIPWCKESLLLTILMSVIGGSLGILDTGGNVLALYTWGSEAGPHLQALHFSFAAGAFLAPIVAQMDSRSSEPEELAGAEKTNQSVLKLVPTASAASTTPALNDHHNEGFLWSYIFIGTYILFVSFLFFVLYSKSSSARDKSKAPAQDRLAKYHWPLVGLLFVFFFFYVGAEVTYGSYVFTYAMVFAEMMESQAAALNSLFWGTFAVCRGAAIFGAALLSPATMIVASLLCSAASSAALAFVHHRAALWVGTAVYGASMATIFPSGIAWIEQHTAVGGKTASLFVVGAALGEMCIPVVVGYLQGRYHHVPVVMYTAFVTSIVTVLLFPAMYKLANWPQQRDLQEVSDRETRKTLLSNSRLPEDEEEEEHVRERNDVDFEVIEMNGKQKNSLTDTSCRIPGDSPAEISLQPHLDDALGNSPVIADGSPGE; from the exons ATGTCGCTCCCCAGCGGGGAGCCCCGCTCCCAGGAGGAGTCCCCGGCGGGGGAGGAAGCGGCGATGTCGCCCCCCGGCTCGGAGCCCGCTCCTCCGCCCGCTCCTCCGCCCGCTCCTCCGCCCGCTCCTCCGCCCGCTCCTCCGCCCGCTCCTCCGCCCGCTCCTCCGCCCGCTCCTCCGCCCGCCGGCGCcgtgcgcggggcggggcggcgctgCTCGGGCCCGGAGCgggccccggggccggcggcgggagcgATGGCCGCGGCCGGCCGGGAGCCGCGGGTTCCCTTCATCccggcgggggaggcggcggcgggcg CGAGCcagggcggccccggggctgcgcggcgctgcgggcgcttCCGCGGGACGGGCGAGGTGACCCCGCACTCTCCCCTGCAGGGGTTGAGCATCGCGGTGCTGGGTCCCACCTTCCCCACCCTGGCCGCCAATGTCGGCAAGAACGTCAGCGACATCTACTACATCTTCGTGGGCCGGTCCCTGGGCTCCCTGGGCGGGTCGGTGGTCGGCGGGGTGCTCCTCGACTGCATGAACGCCTCTCTGCTGCTCG CGTTATCCATGCTTGGAACAATGTCTGGTCTTTATGCGATACCCTGGTGCAAGGAATCCCTGCTATTGACAATCTTGATGTCAGTCATTGGAGGttccctgggaattctggaCACAG GTGGCAATGTACTGGCACTGTATACCTGGGGATCAGAGGCTGGGCCACACTTGCAGGCTTTGCACttcagttttgctgctggtgCATTTCTGGCTCCTATCGTGGCTCAAATGGACTCGAGGAGTTCTGAACCTGAAGAACTTGCAGGGGCTGAAAAGACAAACCAGTCTGTCCTCAAGTTGGTGCCGACAGCGTCAGCTGCATCAACTACACCAGCACTGAATGACCATCACAATGAAGGCTTTTTGTGGTCCTATATTTTCATAGGGACCTATATTCTCTTCgtttccttcttgttttttgttttgtattcaAAGAGCAGCTCAGCTAGAGACAAATCAAAGGCTCCTGCGCAGGACAGACTTGCCAAATACCACTGGCCTCTAGTTGGTCTCCTGTTTgtattcttcttcttctatgTGGGAGCTGAGGTCACTTATGGCTCCTACGTATTTACTTATGCAATGGTCTTTGCCGAGATGATGGAAAGTCAAGCAGCTGCTTTGAATTCTCTCTTCTGGGGCACGTTTGCTGTGTGCAGAGGAGCGGCGATATTCGGTGCTGCTTTACTGTCCCCTGCCACCATGATCGTGGCGAGcctcctgtgctctgctgcctcctcGGCAGCCCTGGCCTTCGTGCATCACCGAGCCGCGCTGTGGGTGGGAACCGCCGTGTACGGAGCATCCATGGCCACCATCTTCCCCAGCGGCATTGCCTGGATAGAGCAGCACACGGCTGTGGGAGGAAAAACGGCGTCTCTGTTTGTGGTGGGCGCGGCGCTGGGCGAAATGTGCATTCCTGTCGTGGTGGGCTATCTCCAAGGCAGGTACCACCACGTTCCTGTCGTTATGTACACTGCCTTCGTCACTTCCATAGTGACAGTGCTGCTCTTCCCTGCCATGTACAAACTGGCCAACTGGCCCCAGCAGCGTGACTTGCAAGAAGTGAGTGACAGGGAGACCCGGAAAACTTTGTTGTCAAACTCGAGGCTTcctgaggacgaggaggaggaggagcatgTGAGAGAGCGGAACGATGTGGACTTTGAGGTAATAGAAATGAATGGCAAGCAAAAAAACTCTCTGACAGACACCTCCTGTAGGATACCAGGGGATTCTCCAGCTGAAATCTCTCTCCAGCCTCATCTGGACGATGCATTGGGCAATTCTCCAGTGATTGCTGATGGCTCCCCTGGGGAATAA